ATTACCGAATCAAAATTGAAACCTTGGCTTTGTAACACTTCTTTTTCGATTTCACTCATCTGAATTTTTTCCAACGCCGTTTTATGACCTTCCCCTCTTCTAGGATCATCATTTTTTCGGGCAATCAGATCGGAAATAGTAGATTTCCCATCCCCAGTTACATTCGCAGGCACCCGGTTGCAAACAGCAACCACCTCATCGCCTAATACTAAAAAACGATACTCGGGCCCTTCGATGAACTCTTCTATGATGATGGAGGAAGAATACGACAAAGCTCTTTCCACAAATATTTTAAAGTTCTCAAAACTATCTCCTATCGGAGAAATTCCGATTCCGATTCCGAAATTGGTCGTTACAGGTTTGATTACTTTCTTTTTATCTTCGAAGATTTTAAAATCACCGAGAGCGGATTGCAAATTCGAATAATTTTTCCCGATAGGAACTCTGATTTTCTTTTCCGATAGAATCAACTTCGAAGCGATTTTATTTTCCATTACAAGATAGCTCATAAGACTATCGAGTCTGGTTTTACTTGCTTCTTTTATAAATTCAACATGATTGCCTTGCTTTAGTCTTAGAAAGTTTTCACCCCTGTCGATGATTTCCACCTCCATCTTTCGATGAATCGCATCGCGGATGATGATTTGAGTGGAGATCTCTAGATCTTCGTAACCTTTAGGCAATTCGAAAGAACTCATCAAATACCCGCCGAACAAATATTTAACGGTTTCAATTGGATCGGTTTTTGATTTTTCTTCAAATGGGAACCTTCCTGGTTTTCCATTGCTTTCTGCTCTTCCAAAGATTCTTTAGCCAATGCTTCAAAGTATTCCATTTTTTCTTTTGTCAAAGGATATTCCCTTAAAAACTGGCTATGGCTTGCGGAAAGTTTTAATCCGAATTCATGAAAACTCATTTTGTTGATTTTCAGATCCAACTCGGAGACCGAGGAAGAAAGCAAAGAAGGATCATTCCATTTTTCCCATTGAACTTCCCAAGCTTTGGAATAAGGTCCGTTCTCGGTATCGTTTTTGTCCAATAGATCGGCAAGAGGTTGCAGTTCAGCTAACAACTGATAAATGAACTCGTGCAAATTCCAGGTTTCACCTAAAAATTGAATGGATGTATTCGGTTTTCTACCCAACCAAGTAGTTTTTTCCTGATTGGATCTCCAAATTTTAATCTCTTTTTTATCGGCGGGAGGGGAATCGGATAGCAAACAATACAAAAGCAACATATGAATGAAATAGAGTCTATTTTCTTCCACACCGATCGGAGAAAAAGGATCCAGATCCAAAAGCCTAATCTCCAAATACTCGACTCCCCGTTCCATAAGCGCATCCAAAACTCTTTCGTCTCCATGGGGAACTTGTTTGGGGCGAACCAACGAATAAAATTCATTTTCTATCTGCAGATAATGATCATTCAATTGGTTCTCCGGTTTCACCGAATACTTTTTATAACCGGGATAGGGTTTGGATACAGCGATACACATATCGGTCGCATAATCTTTTAGGGAGTTGACCGAAATGGGAAGTTTTGCCTGCACATCACTCGTGTAACCGATATTAGACAAACGAAGAGTCGTAGCAAAAGGCGCGTTATATGTTTTTTTATCGAGTTTTTTAAATTCTTTTCCCAGTTTGACAAAAGATTCGTCTATCAGACTGGAAGCCCCGAAAAGATAAAGTAGTGCGGGAGAAAGCCTGTTGAAATTCCGAATCGTATCAAAGTAAATCTGGCTTTGGGTTTCTTTACCCAATGGTTTTTTATAACGGATTTCAGAAAGCTTTCCGAGCAAACATTTGTCAAATGACAAATTGTAATGCACTCCGGAAATAGTTTGCATTTTTCTGCCGTAACGAAAACCAAGACCTCTTCTGTAGATATTCTTTTTTCTACCTTCTTTACTTGTTCCGTAAACTCCGATAGGAATTTCATTATCTTTAGGCAAGGGACTCGGCATACTGAAAGGCCAAAGCGTTTCCTTTTCCAGTTTGCGAAGTGTAAATGCGTGAAGTTCGGTCAACTCTCGCAAGGTGTCAGGAATTGTTTTGCGGGCTTCCGTGGCGTATTCAATCTGTGGTTCCGCAAAATCGGTTTTGATCAGAGGATGGACGAGAGCCGACCCTAGAGCCGTAGGATGATTTTTTCTGGAAATGTTTCCTTTGGAATCCACCCGAAGAGATTCTCTCTCTAACCCATGTTTTGCGGAAAGCAAACAATCGATATGATCTGCGGTCAGCAGAGTTTTTGCAGTCTTTTTATGAAATCTTGAAAGTAATTTAGGTTTGGCCATTTTTAAAAACTAAGAGGTATTCCTTCTCCCCGCGGATCGGATACTCCAATGAGTTTGTCTCCTTCTCTGGCAACGGCAAAAACTTTTGCCCTATGTCTAATATATTGGACTTTGTAAAAAGGTAAATTCGCTTCCGGAAATACGGATTTTAATTCAGGTTCTACAAATAAAATATCAGGTTGGAACTGGTGATGAAGCCTCGGGTAAGATGCACTTTCGTACAGGCTGTATCCGTCTTTTTTGTAACGTATCAAAGTATTGATGATTGTAGTTGGAATTTGAGAACCGCCGGGGGCACCGATTACGATTTCACTTTTCCCGTTTTCATCGAGCAAGATGGAAGGTGACATGCTGGAAAGAGGTGTTTTGCCTGGAGCTATCTTATTTGCTTCCGAACCGATGAGTTTGTAGAGGTTGGGAACTCCCGGAGCGACGGAAAAATCATCCATCGTATTATTGAGAATGAGTCCGGTTCCGGGAACTACTACTTTGGCGCCCAAACTCCCATTGACGGACTGAGTGGATGAAACCGCATTTCCCTCTTTATCCAAAACGGATATATGAGTGGTATTATAAGATTCCGATTTTAGAGCTCCCGATTCATTCGACCAAGCACCAGAAACGATTTTTTTTTCAATTTCATTTGCTTCCGATTTTGCATATTCATGGGATATGAATTTGGAAACATCCACATTCGTAAAACGGGGGTCTCCTCCGAAATTTGCCCTATCCCTATAACCTACTCGCATTGCTTCCGTTAGATTAATTATTTTTCCCACTTCTCCGGTAGGCAGGGATTTTTTTTGATTCAATTCATTCCAAGTTTGTAATATGGTAATCATATGAACACCGGAAGAAGGTG
The nucleotide sequence above comes from Leptospira kobayashii. Encoded proteins:
- the gshA gene encoding glutamate--cysteine ligase translates to MAKPKLLSRFHKKTAKTLLTADHIDCLLSAKHGLERESLRVDSKGNISRKNHPTALGSALVHPLIKTDFAEPQIEYATEARKTIPDTLRELTELHAFTLRKLEKETLWPFSMPSPLPKDNEIPIGVYGTSKEGRKKNIYRRGLGFRYGRKMQTISGVHYNLSFDKCLLGKLSEIRYKKPLGKETQSQIYFDTIRNFNRLSPALLYLFGASSLIDESFVKLGKEFKKLDKKTYNAPFATTLRLSNIGYTSDVQAKLPISVNSLKDYATDMCIAVSKPYPGYKKYSVKPENQLNDHYLQIENEFYSLVRPKQVPHGDERVLDALMERGVEYLEIRLLDLDPFSPIGVEENRLYFIHMLLLYCLLSDSPPADKKEIKIWRSNQEKTTWLGRKPNTSIQFLGETWNLHEFIYQLLAELQPLADLLDKNDTENGPYSKAWEVQWEKWNDPSLLSSSVSELDLKINKMSFHEFGLKLSASHSQFLREYPLTKEKMEYFEALAKESLEEQKAMENQEGSHLKKNQKPIQLKPLNICSAGI
- the gshAB gene encoding bifunctional glutamate--cysteine ligase GshA/glutathione synthetase GshB — encoded protein: METVKYLFGGYLMSSFELPKGYEDLEISTQIIIRDAIHRKMEVEIIDRGENFLRLKQGNHVEFIKEASKTRLDSLMSYLVMENKIASKLILSEKKIRVPIGKNYSNLQSALGDFKIFEDKKKVIKPVTTNFGIGIGISPIGDSFENFKIFVERALSYSSSIIIEEFIEGPEYRFLVLGDEVVAVCNRVPANVTGDGKSTISDLIARKNDDPRRGEGHKTALEKIQMSEIEKEVLQSQGFNFDSVIPSGRIAYLRKNSNISTGGDSVDYTDTVHPDFKKIALDSARAAGATICGVDIISSEIEKKPDPNTFAVLEINFNPVLYIHEFPYKGTPRSVGSKILDLLGFN